A DNA window from Engraulis encrasicolus isolate BLACKSEA-1 chromosome 3, IST_EnEncr_1.0, whole genome shotgun sequence contains the following coding sequences:
- the LOC134446542 gene encoding GTPase IMAP family member 4-like, protein MKKKEEEEKRKRRADERAMKVKKRTDTLRSSTGGVPHISDMRIVLLGYRGVGKSSCGNTILGRQEFQTPGRTAECVKREGETAGRHITIVEAPGQSAYTAERTPERVKREIVLSVSLCPPGPHALLWIIRADLSFTEKFRRGVQEHLELLGERVWNHTIVLFTAGDCLGDTSIEQHIERGGEALQWVVEKCGNRYHVLDNKKRDGDQVTELLEKIEEMVTVNSGHHFGFDNNMLITLMEKKNEEKRRAEQRKMKVQKQRETLRSSAALLELSGVGV, encoded by the exons atgaagaagaaggaggaggaggaaaaaagaaagagaagagcagaTGAGAGGGCTATGAAGGTGAAGAAACGGACGGACACTCTCAGATCATCAACAG GAGGTGTTCCCCACATCTCAGACATGAGGATTGTGTTGCTGGGATATAGAGGTGTTGGGAAGAGTTCAtgtggaaacaccatcctgggcagacaggagttCCAGACTCCAGGaagaacagctgagtgtgtgaagagagaaggagaaacagcaggCAGACACATCACTATAGTGGAGGCACCAGGGCAGTCGGCATACACTGCAGAACGCACTCCTGAACGTGTTAAACGAGAAATTGtcctcagtgtgtctctgtgtcctccaggaccccatgcTCTACTCTGGATCATTAGGGCAGATTTGTCATTCACAGAGAAATTCAGAAGAGGAGTACAGGAACACCTGGAGCTCCTGGGTGAGAGAGTCTGGAACCACACCATAGTGCTGTTCACCGCAGGGGACTGTCTGGGAGACACAagcattgagcagcacattgagaggggaggagaggctctGCAGTGGGTTGTAGAGAAATGTGGCAACAGGTACCATGTTTTAGACAATAAGAAGAGAGATGGTGAccaggtgacagagctgctggagaagatagaagagatggtgacGGTGAACAGTGGTCATCACTTTGGCTTTGATAACAACATGCTGATTACACTGATGGAGAAGAAgaatgaagaaaagagaagagcagagcagaggaagatgaaggtgcagaaacagagagagacgctCAGATCATCAGCAG CCCTTCTGGAGCtctcgggtgtgggtgtgtga